The stretch of DNA CCTCGTTCGCTCGAGGTTCTACATGGTCACAGACTGCGGGCGGGATGATTCCCGCCCGCAGCGGATGGTACTCTGGTATGTATGCCGCCGGACTCAACCCCGGACGGCCGGGCCGTCTAGTACTTCTTCTTGATCGCATCCCACTGTTCCATGATGTTCCGCCTGAAGTAGTCATTGACCTGCTCAGTCCGGTCCCCGGCGAGCTGGTGGTCGTACACGTTGGCGACAGGCTGGTCGAAGTAGGACCTGACCCCGCCGGTGAACTCAACCGCTCGCTCCGCCGTCGAGCCCGGAGCGCCAGAGACTCGGTACTTGGGCGTGATGGGGAACAGACCCCGCTCCATGAACACCTTCTGCCCACGCTCGGTCAGCAGGAAGGCGATGAACGCCTTGGCGGCGACAGGGTGCGGGCAACCGGCAAGGACCGATATCGGCTCGGGGGTGACATAGCAGTTGGGGGGCGCGACGAACTTGAGCGGGTAACCGTTCAGGACTTCTTCAAAAGCCATGTAGCTTGGGACGGCAAACCCGACTCCGTATTCACCCTTCGCGACTACTGACGGAACGTCGCGGCTTCTCGCAACGAACTGCCCGGTGTTGGCCGCCAGCCGCTCGATGTATTGCCAGCCCTTTTCCCAGCCGTACATCTGTAAAATGACCTCATAGGACGCATGGCTCGAGCTGGACCGGTCGGGAGTGCATTGGGCGACCCACCCCTTAAGCTTCGGGTTCAGAAGATCGTCCCAGGCCTTGATCTCGCTCACCCCGAGCCTCTGGAGGACCTTTGGATGATAGATGAGCCCGTAGGGCTCGAGGGCGGTGCCGACCCAGTACCCTGCGGCGTCGCGCAGGGGGAGAGGTTTGGGAGTTCCGATGTGCTGGGGAACCTGAGAGATGAGGTCTTGAGGAACCTCATGCTTCTGGATGAGGCCTTGAGCGATGAGAGACTCAAATAGAACGCTCTCGCCACCCCAGAAGATGTCGGCCTGAGGGCGGCCGTTCCATTCGACTATCTTACCATAACAGATTGGGGTCCCTGCGTTGGTGGCGGAGGCCTTCAGTGTTACTCCCCAGGTCTCTTTCGCATACTTGACAAACTCCGCGAGGGCGGCGTCGACCACAAACTTGGCAACCGGGGTGATCAGGACCAACTCGTCCTCGATCTTCGGCTGCGCCGCGACTCCCATCGTGAATGTGCCGGACAAGCAGATGAGAGCGGCGAGGGCCCAGGTAAGAGTCCTCCTCAACTGAAATCCCCCCATCGGTTGAATGTGAAGGAATTTGCCAGAGCCAGATATTCGCCACCACACCAGGAAGTCCTTCCAGTGCGAGGGCGGACAGGGGGGATTGAGAGACTTCAGGATGAGAGACCGAGGAGCTTGCGCGCCTGCGCAATCTGACGTCTGACTTCCGACGGGGCCGGGCCTCCGGGGAGGGAACGACTGGCGACAGACGCCGCAGGGGTCATCATCTCCCGCACGTCAGGCGTGAGAAGGGGGGAGTATGCCATCCAGTCGGACGGGGCGAGAGCGTCGAGCTCAACCCCGCGGGTCGCGCAATCTCTCACTATCCGGCCGACGAGGTGGTGCGCGTCGCGAAAAGGCATCCCATGGCGGACGAGGTAGTCCGCGATATCGGTGGCGGCGGTGAAGCCGGTCCCGGCTGCGCGGGACATCCGCTCAGTCTGGAAGCGCGCGGTCTCGAGCAGCGGGGCCATGACCCCGAGCGCCCCAAGGACTGTGTCGACCGCGTCGAACAGTCTCTCCTTGTCCTCCTGCATGTCGCGGTTGTATGCGAGAGGGAGGGCTTTCATCGTAGTCAGGAGGGAGACGAGATCCCCTACCACCCGGCCTGACTTGCCCCGGATCAGTTCCGCGGAGTCAGGGTTCTTCTTCTGGGGCATGATGCTGGAGCCTGTAGTGAACTCGTCTGCGAGCTCGATGAAGCCAAACTCTTGCGAGGACCAGAGGACGATTTCCTCGGCGAGCCTCGACAGATGGGTCATGATGAGGGCGCACGCCGCAACGAGTTCAAGCGCGAAGTCGCGGTCGGACACGGTGTCCAGGCTGTTCTCGGACACCCTGGAGAACCCAAGCTGCCGTGCGACGAACTCCCGGTCCAGCGGGTAGGTGGTACCCGCCAGTGCTCCTGCGCCCAGGGGCATCACGTCCGTCCGGGTCCGGCAGTCCAGAAGCCTGCCCCGGTCTCGTTCCAGCATCCAGAAGTACGCCATGACATGGTGGCCCAGGGTGACTGTCTGCGCGTGCTGCATGTGGGTGTATCCAGGCATTACCGCGTCCGTGTGCCGTTCCGCAATACTGACCAGCACGGACTGGAGCCTCTTTGCGGCGGCCACCATCTCGTCGATCCGGCGGATGCACCATAGGCGCATGTCCAAGGCCACCTGGTCGTTGCGGCTCCGCCCTGTGTGGAGCTTCTTTCCGGCGTCTCCCACCATCACTGTGAGCGCCCGCTCCACTGCGGTGTGGATATCTTCGTCCTCGGGCTCGAATCGGAAACT from Bacillota bacterium encodes:
- a CDS encoding extracellular solute-binding protein, whose protein sequence is MRRTLTWALAALICLSGTFTMGVAAQPKIEDELVLITPVAKFVVDAALAEFVKYAKETWGVTLKASATNAGTPICYGKIVEWNGRPQADIFWGGESVLFESLIAQGLIQKHEVPQDLISQVPQHIGTPKPLPLRDAAGYWVGTALEPYGLIYHPKVLQRLGVSEIKAWDDLLNPKLKGWVAQCTPDRSSSSHASYEVILQMYGWEKGWQYIERLAANTGQFVARSRDVPSVVAKGEYGVGFAVPSYMAFEEVLNGYPLKFVAPPNCYVTPEPISVLAGCPHPVAAKAFIAFLLTERGQKVFMERGLFPITPKYRVSGAPGSTAERAVEFTGGVRSYFDQPVANVYDHQLAGDRTEQVNDYFRRNIMEQWDAIKKKY
- the argH gene encoding argininosuccinate lyase, which translates into the protein MKLWEGRTDGRVDESVHKFMASLPFDVRLFREDIEGSIAHARMLGAQGIITPDESNLIVDGLTRILAEMETGSFRFEPEDEDIHTAVERALTVMVGDAGKKLHTGRSRNDQVALDMRLWCIRRIDEMVAAAKRLQSVLVSIAERHTDAVMPGYTHMQHAQTVTLGHHVMAYFWMLERDRGRLLDCRTRTDVMPLGAGALAGTTYPLDREFVARQLGFSRVSENSLDTVSDRDFALELVAACALIMTHLSRLAEEIVLWSSQEFGFIELADEFTTGSSIMPQKKNPDSAELIRGKSGRVVGDLVSLLTTMKALPLAYNRDMQEDKERLFDAVDTVLGALGVMAPLLETARFQTERMSRAAGTGFTAATDIADYLVRHGMPFRDAHHLVGRIVRDCATRGVELDALAPSDWMAYSPLLTPDVREMMTPAASVASRSLPGGPAPSEVRRQIAQARKLLGLSS